A stretch of the Shinella zoogloeoides genome encodes the following:
- the tnpC gene encoding IS66 family transposase yields MTLPPLSLPSDLASAHAALLFERAARLQAEAEAANAKARLSSIEALNTHLQLLIGKLEREKYGPRRERTQRLIDQLELQLEELVASAAEDELAAQEAAAKTQSVRALVRKRPVRKPWPEDVERERIVIEAPSACACCGGSRLSKLGEDVTETLEEIPRRFKVIETVREKFTCRDCEAISQAPAPFHATPRGFIGPQLLATIMFDKFGQHIPLNRQSTRFKCEGIDLSTQTLADQVGHVTFAVKPLFDLIEAHVFEADRLHGDDTTIPILAKGKCTTGRIWVYVRDDQPFAGPAPPAAVFYASSDRRGEHPQRHLAEFSGILQADCYNGFNPLFDRTKKQMPATPAFCFAHARRKFFELADVARNARRGKGAKPISPVALEAVKRIDALFAIEREINGLSAAERFAVRQEKSKPLLGDMEEWLRAERASLSRSSPVSGPIDYMLSRWADFARYADDGRTCMTNNAAERALRGVACGRKAWLFAGSERGADRAAVMLTLIMTARLNDVDPKAWLADVLAHIADLPASRLHEMLPWEWKRLRQAEIQARQQAA; encoded by the coding sequence GTGACATTGCCGCCGCTTTCCTTGCCATCGGACCTTGCCAGCGCTCATGCGGCGCTGCTGTTCGAACGCGCCGCGCGGCTCCAGGCTGAAGCGGAAGCTGCCAACGCGAAGGCGCGGCTGTCCAGCATCGAGGCGTTGAACACGCATTTGCAGTTGCTGATCGGCAAGCTGGAGCGCGAGAAGTACGGGCCGCGCCGCGAACGCACGCAGCGGCTGATAGACCAGTTGGAACTGCAGCTCGAGGAGCTCGTGGCGTCGGCCGCCGAGGACGAACTGGCGGCGCAAGAGGCCGCCGCTAAAACGCAGTCCGTACGTGCCCTCGTCCGCAAGCGTCCGGTGCGCAAGCCGTGGCCCGAAGACGTCGAGCGCGAACGCATCGTCATCGAAGCGCCGTCGGCATGTGCCTGCTGCGGTGGCTCGCGGCTGTCGAAGCTGGGCGAAGACGTGACGGAAACGCTGGAGGAGATCCCGCGCCGCTTCAAGGTGATCGAGACGGTGCGCGAGAAGTTTACCTGCCGCGATTGCGAGGCGATCAGCCAGGCTCCCGCACCGTTCCATGCCACGCCGCGTGGCTTCATCGGGCCTCAACTGCTGGCAACGATCATGTTCGACAAGTTCGGTCAGCACATCCCGCTGAACCGCCAGAGCACGCGCTTCAAATGCGAGGGCATCGACCTATCGACCCAGACGCTGGCCGATCAGGTCGGCCACGTCACTTTCGCCGTCAAGCCGCTCTTCGACCTGATCGAGGCCCATGTGTTCGAGGCCGACCGGCTTCATGGCGATGATACGACGATCCCGATCCTGGCCAAGGGCAAATGCACAACCGGGCGTATCTGGGTTTACGTGCGCGATGATCAGCCCTTCGCAGGACCTGCGCCGCCGGCTGCAGTGTTCTACGCCTCCAGTGACCGGCGTGGTGAGCACCCGCAAAGGCATCTGGCCGAGTTCAGCGGCATCCTTCAGGCCGACTGCTACAACGGCTTCAATCCGCTGTTCGACCGGACGAAGAAACAGATGCCGGCGACGCCTGCATTCTGCTTCGCCCATGCGCGCCGGAAGTTCTTCGAGCTAGCCGATGTGGCTCGCAACGCCCGGCGCGGAAAAGGAGCCAAACCGATCTCGCCGGTGGCCCTTGAAGCCGTCAAGCGCATCGATGCCTTGTTCGCCATCGAGCGCGAGATCAACGGCCTGAGCGCGGCCGAGCGGTTCGCCGTCCGGCAGGAAAAGAGCAAGCCGCTGCTGGGTGATATGGAGGAATGGTTGCGCGCCGAGCGGGCCAGCCTGTCGCGCTCATCGCCGGTGAGCGGACCGATCGACTACATGCTGTCGCGCTGGGCCGACTTTGCCCGCTATGCGGACGACGGCAGAACCTGCATGACGAACAATGCCGCGGAAAGAGCGCTGCGCGGCGTAGCTTGCGGCAGAAAGGCATGGCTCTTCGCCGGTTCCGAGCGCGGCGCAGACCGTGCCGCCGTCATGCTCACCCTCATCATGACCGCACGGCTGAATGACGTGGACCCTAAGGCCTGGCTCGCCGATGTCCTTGCCCACATCGCAGATCTCCCTGCCTCGCGTCTCCATGAAATGCTCCCTTGGGAGTGGAAGAGGCTGCGCCAGGCCGAAATCCAGGCTCGTCAGCAGGCCGCCTGA
- a CDS encoding putative toxin-antitoxin system toxin component, PIN family, with protein sequence MRLVLDTNVIVAAFRSRYGVSNLLLRAVDQGVLTPLCSTALFLEYEAVLSREETRNVTGHSLDDVAAVMSALAAGAEGIDISFRTRPMLSDVADEMVLEAALNGQAEAIVTHNVKDFRPALALGVAIATPGEIVRRLST encoded by the coding sequence ATGAGGCTTGTTCTGGACACCAACGTGATCGTGGCTGCTTTCCGCAGCCGTTACGGAGTAAGCAATCTGCTGCTGCGGGCCGTTGACCAGGGAGTGCTGACACCACTTTGCTCGACTGCGCTGTTTCTGGAATACGAGGCTGTTCTGAGCCGTGAGGAAACCCGGAATGTGACGGGACACAGCCTGGACGATGTTGCGGCGGTGATGAGTGCGCTCGCGGCAGGTGCCGAGGGTATCGATATCTCGTTTCGGACACGGCCCATGTTGTCTGATGTTGCCGACGAGATGGTGCTGGAGGCGGCGCTGAATGGGCAGGCCGAGGCCATCGTGACGCATAACGTCAAGGACTTCCGCCCGGCCCTCGCACTGGGTGTCGCCATCGCAACACCGGGAGAGATTGTCAGGAGACTGAGCACATGA
- a CDS encoding toxin-antitoxin system HicB family antitoxin has product MTQTQRYKYPLQLPQSLKETATRLAMEDGVSLNQWIVSAVAQKIGAVETATDFLKARAGTAKRGDLTRLLDRAPDVPPMPQDAIKD; this is encoded by the coding sequence ATGACGCAGACCCAACGCTACAAGTATCCGCTGCAGCTGCCGCAATCCCTGAAGGAAACGGCGACGCGCCTTGCCATGGAAGACGGCGTTTCGCTCAACCAGTGGATCGTCTCGGCCGTCGCACAGAAGATCGGCGCGGTGGAGACGGCGACCGATTTCCTCAAGGCGCGCGCAGGCACGGCAAAGCGTGGCGACCTCACGCGGCTTCTGGACCGGGCACCTGACGTGCCGCCGATGCCGCAGGATGCCATCAAGGACTGA
- a CDS encoding IS5 family transposase translates to MAWTETTRRHYERRSARYASDLTDAEWALIEPLMPSPNRIGRPRKTALREVVNALLYMASAGGAWRLLPKDFPPFSTVQKYFYRWRDEGRLRAINNELVMVAREREGKEASPSAGVIDSQSVKTTESGGIRGFDAGKKVMGRKRHIVVDTLGLMVGLVIHAADIQDRDGAPAVLKSILKRWPWLRHVFADGGYAGPKLRGALQKVGKFTLEIIKRSDSAKGFEVLPRRWVVERTFAWLGRCRRLAKDFERTIASAEAWVFIANIRMLTRRLARP, encoded by the coding sequence ATGGCCTGGACCGAAACCACTCGCCGGCACTATGAGCGCCGCAGTGCCCGTTACGCAAGCGATTTGACCGACGCGGAGTGGGCGCTGATCGAACCGCTGATGCCGTCGCCGAACCGCATCGGTCGGCCGCGCAAGACGGCCCTGCGCGAGGTGGTGAACGCGCTTTTGTATATGGCGTCGGCGGGCGGCGCGTGGCGGCTCTTGCCGAAGGATTTTCCGCCGTTCTCGACGGTGCAGAAATATTTCTACCGCTGGCGTGACGAGGGTCGGCTTCGCGCCATCAACAATGAACTGGTGATGGTGGCACGCGAGCGCGAAGGCAAAGAGGCCAGCCCCAGTGCCGGCGTCATCGACAGCCAGTCGGTCAAGACCACCGAAAGCGGCGGAATACGTGGCTTTGACGCGGGCAAGAAGGTCATGGGCCGCAAGCGGCATATCGTCGTCGATACGCTCGGCCTCATGGTCGGGCTGGTCATCCATGCCGCCGACATTCAGGACCGCGACGGAGCGCCCGCCGTCCTGAAATCGATCCTCAAGCGCTGGCCGTGGCTGCGCCATGTCTTCGCCGATGGCGGCTATGCCGGGCCGAAGCTGAGGGGAGCCTTGCAGAAGGTCGGCAAGTTCACGCTCGAAATCATCAAGCGTTCCGACAGCGCCAAAGGCTTCGAGGTCCTGCCGCGCCGTTGGGTGGTCGAGAGGACATTCGCCTGGCTCGGACGATGCCGCAGGCTCGCAAAGGACTTCGAACGAACCATTGCTTCCGCCGAGGCATGGGTCTTCATCGCAAATATCCGCATGCTCACCCGCAGGCTCGCAAGGCCTTGA